The following are from one region of the uncultured Hyphomonas sp. genome:
- a CDS encoding alpha-L-glutamate ligase-like protein, producing the protein MIGTWIALRKAGLLGINERNLRLVNDLNPRRLMRLVNDKTETKSLAIEANIPTPELYGLIRNPLDMRNLDKLLDRPDGCVIKPANGSQGNGIQVILGPMRGGWRRSNGQRALFEDLKFHVNNILSGMYSLSGQPDVAMIEYRVKFDEVFDPISFGGVPDIRIIVLRGIPFVAMVRLPTAESDGKANLHKGGVGVGLDLVNGRTLHGMQNGKTTEIHPDTANPLNNLSVPHWDAMLLMAAKAYEVTGLGYLGADIVLDKEKGPLLLELNARPGLAIQIANRLGIRPLVNATLAADTEGLDAEGRVALAKQLFREYAPGLATA; encoded by the coding sequence ATGATCGGCACCTGGATTGCCCTTCGCAAGGCCGGTCTGCTCGGTATCAATGAGCGAAACCTTCGCCTTGTGAATGACCTCAATCCACGGCGGCTGATGCGGCTGGTCAACGACAAGACCGAAACCAAAAGCCTTGCCATCGAGGCAAATATTCCGACGCCGGAACTCTACGGCCTGATCCGCAACCCTCTGGATATGAGGAATCTGGACAAGCTGCTCGATAGGCCGGACGGCTGCGTCATCAAGCCAGCCAACGGTTCCCAGGGAAATGGGATTCAAGTCATTCTCGGCCCCATGCGGGGCGGATGGCGCCGCTCCAATGGACAGCGTGCGCTGTTCGAGGACCTGAAGTTCCACGTCAACAACATCCTGTCGGGCATGTATTCCCTTTCGGGACAGCCCGACGTGGCGATGATCGAATATCGCGTCAAATTTGACGAGGTCTTCGACCCGATCAGCTTCGGCGGCGTTCCCGACATCCGTATCATCGTCCTGCGCGGTATTCCCTTCGTCGCCATGGTGCGCCTGCCAACGGCAGAATCAGACGGGAAGGCAAATCTTCACAAGGGCGGCGTCGGCGTCGGCCTCGACCTGGTCAATGGCCGGACATTGCATGGCATGCAGAACGGCAAGACGACGGAGATCCACCCCGACACGGCCAACCCGCTCAACAACCTCTCTGTCCCCCACTGGGACGCCATGCTGTTGATGGCCGCCAAGGCCTATGAGGTGACTGGGCTCGGTTATCTTGGCGCCGACATCGTACTCGACAAGGAAAAGGGCCCGCTCCTACTGGAACTGAATGCCCGCCCTGGCCTCGCCATCCAGATTGCCAACCGCCTGGGGATCCGGCCACTGGTGAACGCAACGCTTGCGGCAGATACAGAAGGCCTGGACGCAGAAGGCCGTGTGGCACTTGCCAAGCAGCTTTTCCGCGAATACGCGCCCGGGCTGGCAACTGCCTAG
- a CDS encoding glycoside hydrolase family 15 protein, whose amino-acid sequence MSGLDLGIVGNGTIAALINSRGDYQWSCLPRFDGEPVFNQLMGGGGTFSVWMEDLESRTQSYDHNTAILRTRLESRDGAIVEIVDFSPRFENQGRMFRPAALVRRFRVLAGTPRMRITLTPETDWGGRKLKPVRGVNHVRYVDEEISFRVTTDAPVSYILSGTSFILDREAAFILGADESLSDHPERIARDWEERTRLYWKRWARSLAVPFEWQQAVIRAAITLKLCVYEETGGIVAALTTSVPEHEGSERNWDYRYCWIRDAYFTVTALNRLSGMGTLEHYMRWVRNIVAQSKGGHIQPVYGIGLEADLTEDFADQLPGYRGMGPVRRGNQAAEHVQHDVYGQVVLGVAQSFFDTRLMKRPGLAEFEQLEPVGERAFAVHDTPDAGIWEFRTIAHVHTSSAIMCWAACDRLAKIAAHLGLPARADYWRERAEIVHGTILEKAWNEEMGAFTAAFGGEDLDASVLLMAEIGFIAADDPRYISTVQVINRDLREGDHVYRYKVTDDFGKPKTAFTACTFWLVDALYRIGETEEARRVFEALLAARNHLGLLSEDVDTETGELWGNFPQTYCMVGIINSAALLSRPWSQAL is encoded by the coding sequence ATGAGCGGACTGGACCTTGGCATCGTAGGCAATGGCACGATTGCCGCCCTGATCAATTCACGTGGTGACTACCAATGGTCTTGCCTGCCGCGGTTCGACGGAGAGCCGGTGTTTAACCAGCTGATGGGAGGCGGCGGCACATTTTCTGTCTGGATGGAAGACCTTGAGTCCCGTACCCAGTCCTATGACCACAACACCGCCATCCTGCGGACCCGTCTGGAGTCCCGCGACGGCGCTATCGTTGAGATTGTGGATTTTTCCCCGCGGTTTGAAAATCAGGGGCGGATGTTCCGCCCGGCCGCACTGGTCCGCCGGTTCCGCGTCCTGGCGGGCACGCCGCGTATGCGCATCACGCTGACCCCCGAAACCGATTGGGGCGGGCGCAAGCTGAAGCCTGTGAGAGGGGTAAATCACGTCCGCTATGTAGATGAAGAGATCAGTTTCCGCGTCACCACGGACGCGCCAGTCTCCTATATCCTGTCGGGCACGAGTTTTATCCTGGATAGGGAAGCGGCCTTCATTCTGGGAGCGGATGAATCCCTTTCGGATCATCCGGAAAGGATCGCGCGTGACTGGGAAGAACGCACGCGCCTTTACTGGAAACGTTGGGCGCGCAGTCTGGCCGTGCCTTTTGAATGGCAACAGGCGGTCATTCGGGCTGCGATCACGCTGAAACTGTGCGTCTATGAAGAAACCGGGGGCATTGTTGCTGCGCTCACCACGTCCGTTCCCGAACATGAAGGATCCGAGCGGAACTGGGATTATCGCTATTGCTGGATCCGGGATGCCTATTTCACCGTAACCGCGTTGAACCGCCTGTCCGGGATGGGAACGCTGGAGCATTATATGCGCTGGGTCCGGAATATCGTGGCGCAATCAAAGGGTGGTCACATCCAGCCGGTTTACGGTATCGGGCTGGAAGCCGATCTCACGGAAGACTTTGCCGACCAATTGCCTGGATATCGCGGTATGGGACCTGTGCGCCGTGGCAACCAGGCGGCAGAACATGTTCAGCATGATGTGTACGGGCAGGTAGTGCTGGGTGTCGCGCAGAGCTTTTTCGACACGCGCCTGATGAAGCGGCCCGGTCTGGCCGAATTCGAACAATTGGAACCCGTTGGCGAGCGGGCATTTGCAGTTCATGACACGCCCGATGCGGGCATCTGGGAATTCCGGACGATTGCCCATGTGCACACCTCGTCAGCGATCATGTGCTGGGCAGCTTGTGACCGGCTCGCGAAGATCGCGGCGCATCTCGGCCTGCCGGCGCGGGCCGATTACTGGCGCGAGCGGGCCGAGATCGTTCATGGAACGATCCTTGAGAAAGCCTGGAACGAAGAGATGGGGGCCTTCACTGCAGCGTTTGGAGGGGAAGACCTGGATGCGTCTGTCCTGCTGATGGCAGAAATCGGGTTCATCGCGGCGGACGATCCGCGATACATCTCCACCGTGCAGGTGATCAACCGGGACCTGCGTGAGGGCGACCACGTCTATCGTTACAAAGTGACGGACGATTTCGGGAAGCCCAAAACGGCTTTCACGGCCTGCACCTTCTGGCTGGTCGATGCGCTATACCGGATTGGCGAAACCGAAGAAGCGCGACGCGTTTTCGAGGCGCTGCTGGCGGCGCGTAACCATCTGGGCCTGCTTTCCGAGGACGTCGACACAGAAACCGGTGAATTGTGGGGGAACTTCCCGCAGACCTATTGTATGGTCGGGATCATCAATTCGGCAGCCTTGCTGTCGCGGCCCTGGAGTCAGGCGCTGTAG
- a CDS encoding transglutaminase family protein, whose protein sequence is MRLRIDHTTVYNYDKAAVYALHQVRKRPHDTDAQTVMTWELVLDGAKLEAQYVDHHGNHVDLVSIEQGAKRVSISCQGEVETRDTAGVLSNSRMVPPLWLYRRFTPLTKVGKGVRALVSQLGKDPALNLETLHELMNMIAEAVVYDTKPTGPNTTAEEALELGHGVCQDHAHVFAAAARLLGFPARYVGGYMMMLDRVDQDAGHAWAEAWVEGLGWVGFDAANRVCPDERYIQVATGLDYREAGPMTGVMYGGEREVLSVNVQVQQ, encoded by the coding sequence ATGAGACTGCGCATCGATCACACAACAGTCTATAATTACGACAAGGCAGCGGTCTATGCGTTGCACCAGGTGCGCAAGCGCCCGCACGACACGGATGCGCAAACGGTCATGACCTGGGAGCTGGTTCTGGATGGGGCCAAGCTCGAAGCACAATATGTCGATCATCACGGCAATCATGTCGATCTCGTCTCGATCGAGCAGGGCGCCAAGCGCGTGTCGATTTCCTGCCAGGGTGAGGTCGAGACTCGCGATACGGCGGGCGTGTTAAGCAATAGCCGGATGGTCCCGCCTCTCTGGCTTTATCGCCGATTCACACCGCTTACGAAGGTCGGGAAGGGTGTTCGTGCCCTGGTCTCCCAGTTGGGAAAGGACCCGGCACTCAACCTCGAAACGCTACATGAATTGATGAATATGATTGCAGAGGCGGTCGTCTATGACACCAAGCCGACCGGACCGAATACGACGGCTGAGGAGGCACTCGAACTCGGTCATGGCGTTTGCCAGGACCATGCGCACGTCTTCGCAGCAGCGGCCCGGTTGCTGGGGTTTCCGGCCCGGTATGTCGGTGGCTACATGATGATGCTGGACCGGGTCGATCAGGACGCAGGTCATGCCTGGGCGGAAGCCTGGGTCGAGGGGCTCGGGTGGGTCGGATTTGATGCGGCGAACCGGGTTTGTCCCGACGAACGGTACATTCAGGTTGCAACCGGGCTCGACTATCGCGAAGCTGGCCCTATGACAGGGGTGATGTATGGCGGCGAACGGGAGGTTCTCTCGGTCAATGTCCAGGTCCAACAATAG
- a CDS encoding trehalose-6-phosphate synthase, translated as MTSAEAETSARTPGRLVAISNRTAAGSESKAGGLAVALWETLVETKGLWIGWSGRVLDFETARVNHVEEEGVQFALSDLSRRQYDGFYLAYANSVLWPVMHNRIDLAVFEADTYRNYRSVNEKFARIAVQEARPEDFIWVHDYHFFLLGRMMRRRGWQGRLGWFLHIPFPAPDAFRAIPQHRELGEAMCAYDVVGVQTGKDLYNLARYLEEEFGAEELPDGRFRVGDRTVRLLHCPIGIDVDGFVKASVCDDAQQAALKLDRFLGNRQLVLGVDRMDYSKGLIQRFEGMADLFDRHPDVHGHISFTQIAPPSRTVVEGYQQLRQQLDELSGRINGDYGDLDWIPIRYLARGYDRDEIAGLYRAAKVCLVTPLQDGMNLVAKEFIAAQNPDDPGVLVLSQFAGAAEQMNEALIVNPYDAGAIAEAVYQAIHMPLAERQARWRSLMDGIRAQDLVWWRQRFLNAVPADAEVPVLS; from the coding sequence ATGACAAGCGCAGAGGCAGAGACTTCAGCAAGAACGCCCGGGCGTCTGGTCGCCATTTCCAACCGGACTGCCGCTGGCAGTGAGAGCAAGGCGGGCGGGCTCGCCGTGGCGCTCTGGGAAACATTGGTGGAGACCAAAGGCTTGTGGATTGGCTGGTCTGGCCGGGTGCTCGACTTTGAGACGGCGCGGGTCAATCATGTCGAAGAAGAGGGGGTTCAGTTTGCCCTCAGTGATCTTTCCCGCCGGCAATATGACGGCTTCTATCTCGCCTACGCCAATTCTGTGCTCTGGCCGGTCATGCATAACCGGATCGATCTCGCGGTTTTTGAGGCCGATACTTACCGTAACTACCGATCCGTGAATGAGAAGTTCGCGCGGATCGCCGTTCAGGAAGCCCGGCCGGAAGACTTTATCTGGGTGCATGATTATCACTTCTTCCTGCTCGGACGGATGATGCGCAGGCGTGGCTGGCAGGGCCGCCTTGGCTGGTTCCTGCATATTCCGTTTCCCGCGCCGGACGCCTTCCGGGCGATTCCGCAGCACCGTGAATTGGGCGAAGCCATGTGTGCCTATGACGTTGTGGGCGTTCAGACTGGCAAAGACCTCTATAATCTCGCCCGCTACCTTGAAGAAGAGTTCGGTGCGGAAGAGCTGCCCGATGGCCGGTTCAGGGTGGGGGACCGAACGGTTCGCCTGCTGCATTGCCCGATCGGGATCGATGTCGATGGGTTCGTGAAAGCGTCTGTGTGTGACGACGCTCAGCAAGCAGCGCTCAAGCTGGACAGATTCCTGGGGAACCGTCAGCTGGTGCTTGGCGTCGACCGGATGGATTATTCCAAAGGCCTGATCCAGCGCTTCGAGGGCATGGCAGACCTTTTCGACCGGCACCCAGATGTTCACGGGCACATCTCCTTTACCCAGATCGCACCGCCATCACGAACGGTTGTCGAAGGCTATCAGCAACTTCGCCAGCAGCTGGACGAATTGTCCGGCCGCATCAACGGCGACTATGGAGACCTGGACTGGATTCCCATTCGCTATCTGGCGCGCGGGTATGACCGGGACGAGATTGCGGGCCTCTATCGCGCCGCGAAGGTATGCCTTGTCACGCCCTTACAGGACGGGATGAATCTGGTCGCCAAGGAATTCATCGCTGCACAGAACCCGGATGATCCGGGCGTTCTGGTCCTGTCACAGTTTGCCGGCGCAGCCGAGCAAATGAATGAGGCCCTGATCGTCAATCCATATGACGCGGGCGCCATTGCTGAAGCTGTTTACCAGGCGATTCATATGCCGCTGGCGGAGCGGCAGGCCCGCTGGCGCAGCCTGATGGATGGCATCCGGGCGCAGGATCTGGTCTGGTGGCGGCAGCGTTTCCTCAATGCCGTTCCGGCCGATGCAGAGGTACCAGTCCTTTCATGA
- a CDS encoding circularly permuted type 2 ATP-grasp protein: MGEAPQFFDEMDGFDGNVRAPYAAYSNWLQDMSRPALLKKSVEAQAFFRRTGITFNVYGESEADERLIPFDLVPRIIGAGEWANLVRGIEQRVKAINAFLHDIYHRQEIIRAGRIPERLIRENDAFLPRMIGVDPPGGIYTHIVGVDLVRTGPNEFYVLEDNARTPSGVSYMLENRETMLKMFPELFSHIRVQPVQQYPSMLRQSLEQCAPPAANGNRPTVAVLTPGIHNSAYFEHAFLADQMGVELVEGHDLRVTDGRIAMRTTRGYEPVDVIYRRIDDDFLDPLNFRSDSLLGVAGIFDIYRAGGVTIANAPGTGIADDKAIYSYMPEIVEFYTGQKPILQNVPTWRCAEKDALDYVLDNLAELVVKEVHGSGGYGMLVGPAASKTELKNFRAKLMAKPENYIAQPTLALSTVPVLTKTGLAPRHVDLRPFVLVSPEGVQVTPGGLTRVAMKKGSLVVNSSQGGGTKDTWVLKGD; the protein is encoded by the coding sequence ATGGGAGAGGCACCACAATTTTTTGATGAAATGGACGGGTTCGACGGAAACGTCCGGGCCCCCTATGCGGCTTATTCCAACTGGCTGCAGGACATGAGCCGGCCCGCGCTTCTGAAGAAATCCGTTGAAGCGCAGGCCTTTTTCCGGCGCACCGGGATTACGTTTAATGTCTATGGGGAATCTGAAGCGGACGAACGGCTGATCCCGTTTGACCTGGTCCCGCGCATTATCGGGGCAGGGGAGTGGGCAAACCTTGTTCGAGGGATCGAGCAGCGGGTGAAGGCGATCAACGCCTTCCTGCATGATATTTATCACCGGCAGGAGATTATCCGGGCGGGCCGTATTCCCGAACGTCTGATCCGCGAGAATGATGCCTTCCTGCCGAGGATGATCGGGGTTGACCCCCCGGGCGGTATATACACTCACATTGTCGGCGTGGATCTGGTCCGCACCGGACCTAACGAATTCTATGTTCTGGAGGACAATGCCCGCACACCGAGTGGCGTGTCCTACATGCTGGAAAACCGCGAGACGATGCTGAAGATGTTCCCGGAACTCTTTTCGCATATCCGTGTCCAACCGGTTCAGCAGTATCCGTCCATGCTGCGGCAGTCGCTTGAGCAGTGCGCGCCACCTGCGGCAAACGGCAATCGGCCTACCGTAGCGGTCCTGACTCCAGGCATTCACAATTCTGCCTATTTCGAACATGCCTTCTTGGCGGACCAGATGGGCGTGGAACTGGTTGAAGGCCATGACCTTCGGGTCACCGACGGGCGTATCGCCATGCGTACGACGCGCGGTTACGAACCCGTGGATGTGATCTATCGCCGGATCGACGATGACTTTCTGGATCCGTTGAATTTCCGGTCAGATTCTTTGCTGGGCGTGGCAGGTATCTTCGATATCTACCGGGCTGGCGGGGTCACAATTGCCAACGCGCCGGGCACCGGCATCGCGGATGACAAAGCCATCTACTCCTACATGCCTGAAATCGTCGAATTTTACACAGGCCAGAAGCCGATCCTGCAGAACGTGCCGACATGGCGGTGTGCCGAGAAAGACGCGTTGGATTATGTTCTGGACAATCTGGCAGAGCTGGTGGTCAAGGAAGTGCACGGATCCGGTGGCTATGGGATGCTGGTCGGCCCTGCCGCCAGTAAAACGGAATTGAAGAATTTCCGCGCCAAACTGATGGCCAAGCCCGAAAACTATATTGCGCAGCCGACGCTTGCGCTCTCTACAGTTCCTGTACTGACAAAAACGGGTCTCGCCCCCCGGCATGTCGATCTGCGGCCATTTGTTCTTGTGTCTCCGGAAGGTGTCCAGGTGACACCTGGCGGATTGACGCGCGTGGCTATGAAAAAAGGCTCCCTGGTGGTGAATTCCAGCCAGGGCGGTGGAACCAAGGACACCTGGGTCCTTAAGGGGGATTAG
- the otsB gene encoding trehalose-phosphatase: protein MTEQMIAPPPLTAGDALFLDFDGTLAGLQDDPDTVFLAPGMDIVLEAIGGRLNGALAILSGRDAGDLARRVPGGLWRIGNHGLIPLAPDQQEPDTRASAPDGVRGAIEKISAMFEGTRVETKGPVLALHYRQVPDAAEDLAMALAEAGLSGAGYRIQHGKFVFEAKPQDANKGRALARMMQDPPFAGRRPVMIGDDTTDEDAFRAANRLDGLTVKVGAGDTVAGHRLENVDAVHAYLKELAGR from the coding sequence ATGACAGAGCAGATGATCGCGCCGCCGCCGCTGACCGCGGGCGATGCGCTATTTCTTGATTTTGACGGAACGTTGGCCGGACTTCAGGACGATCCAGATACTGTGTTCCTGGCCCCGGGTATGGATATCGTGCTGGAGGCCATCGGTGGCCGCCTCAATGGGGCGCTTGCGATCCTGTCCGGGCGTGACGCGGGCGATCTGGCCCGGCGTGTACCGGGCGGACTATGGCGCATCGGCAATCATGGCCTGATCCCGCTGGCGCCAGACCAGCAAGAACCGGATACGCGCGCTTCTGCGCCAGACGGTGTGCGCGGCGCGATCGAAAAGATCAGTGCGATGTTCGAGGGCACACGCGTTGAAACGAAAGGCCCTGTGCTGGCCCTGCACTACCGCCAGGTGCCGGACGCGGCGGAAGATCTGGCGATGGCTCTCGCTGAAGCGGGGCTGTCAGGGGCGGGATATCGCATCCAGCACGGAAAGTTCGTGTTCGAGGCGAAACCCCAGGATGCCAACAAGGGCCGCGCGCTGGCCCGCATGATGCAGGATCCGCCTTTTGCCGGGCGGCGCCCGGTCATGATTGGTGACGATACGACCGATGAAGATGCTTTCAGGGCGGCCAACCGCCTTGACGGGTTGACGGTCAAGGTCGGCGCGGGCGACACCGTCGCCGGGCACCGGCTGGAAAATGTCGACGCCGTACATGCGTATCTGAAGGAGCTGGCTGGCAGATGA
- a CDS encoding peptidase: MRLNAGLIFMSDTRTNAGVDNISRFRKMFTWEEPGERVITVLTAGNLATSQAVISVLDERTKAPKERRPSLLEAPTMFQVANIIGDTLKEVIKTQKMTGPESEADYGATMIVGGQIAGIGPRLFLIYPEGNFIEASEETPFFQIGETKYGRPILLRAYDPDMSFEEAIKLLYVSFDSTLKANLSVGMPLDLQVVEKGTMQVRYNRRVDEDDPYFQTVSSSWGDALKLAFKSLPDFSFDAEDEA, translated from the coding sequence ATGCGGCTCAACGCGGGGCTCATCTTCATGTCCGACACGCGCACGAACGCGGGCGTGGACAACATTTCCAGGTTTCGGAAGATGTTTACCTGGGAAGAACCAGGAGAACGGGTGATCACCGTTCTCACGGCAGGGAATCTTGCAACCTCTCAGGCCGTCATCAGTGTTCTGGATGAGCGGACCAAAGCCCCCAAGGAGCGCCGGCCCAGCCTGCTGGAAGCGCCGACCATGTTCCAGGTCGCCAATATTATTGGCGACACGCTCAAGGAAGTGATCAAGACGCAGAAAATGACCGGCCCCGAATCGGAGGCCGACTATGGCGCGACAATGATTGTGGGTGGCCAGATTGCAGGAATCGGCCCGCGTCTTTTCCTGATTTACCCCGAAGGCAATTTCATCGAAGCGAGCGAAGAGACGCCTTTCTTCCAGATCGGTGAAACCAAGTACGGCCGGCCGATTCTTCTGCGAGCCTACGACCCTGACATGAGTTTTGAGGAGGCGATCAAGCTTCTCTACGTCTCCTTTGACTCGACGTTGAAAGCGAACCTGTCGGTTGGCATGCCACTGGATTTGCAGGTGGTGGAAAAGGGGACGATGCAAGTCCGTTACAACCGTCGTGTCGATGAGGACGATCCGTACTTCCAGACTGTTTCAAGCAGTTGGGGGGACGCCTTGAAACTGGCTTTCAAGTCGCTTCCGGATTTCTCGTTCGACGCAGAGGACGAAGCCTAG
- a CDS encoding alpha-E domain-containing protein has product MLGRTAAGLFWLARHLERAGNTSRLAEAGFRMALTRADSDTEEWQSVVTTAGCRKAYLEKHETIRSDKILDFILRDKDNPNSVLCSFHTARENARMTRTALTREVWEAINDAWMSVRDALRRPVPERDLPEILSLVRRQGAQVSGAVTSTMLRNDIYNFMQIGTLVERADNTSRILDAKYYVLLPSSASIGSSLDNVQWEMILRCASAERSFYWLNGGRASPPAIADFLIFDARLPRSLAFCYDMITEYLGRLALEYGESTPAHELATRQENRLTDLNIALVFEEGLHEFLTSFMAQNAAFSAQIETDYRFNE; this is encoded by the coding sequence ATGTTGGGCCGCACAGCTGCCGGTCTCTTCTGGCTGGCTCGTCACCTCGAAAGGGCGGGGAATACTTCGCGCCTGGCCGAAGCAGGGTTCCGCATGGCGTTGACCCGGGCCGATTCCGATACGGAGGAATGGCAGTCTGTTGTCACGACAGCGGGATGCCGGAAGGCCTATCTTGAAAAGCATGAAACAATCCGGTCAGACAAGATCCTGGATTTCATTCTGCGTGACAAGGACAACCCCAACAGCGTTCTCTGCTCATTTCACACGGCGCGCGAGAATGCCCGGATGACCCGAACCGCTCTGACGCGGGAGGTGTGGGAAGCAATCAATGATGCCTGGATGAGTGTACGCGATGCGTTGCGCCGCCCGGTGCCGGAACGGGATTTGCCGGAAATCCTGTCACTGGTACGTCGTCAGGGGGCGCAGGTGAGCGGCGCGGTCACCAGCACCATGCTGCGCAATGACATCTACAATTTCATGCAAATCGGTACGCTGGTCGAGCGCGCCGATAATACATCGCGTATTCTTGATGCGAAGTATTATGTGCTGTTGCCTTCCAGCGCCTCTATCGGGTCGTCGCTCGATAACGTGCAGTGGGAAATGATCCTGCGGTGTGCTTCGGCAGAGCGCAGCTTTTACTGGCTGAATGGCGGACGGGCCAGTCCGCCCGCCATTGCAGACTTTTTGATCTTTGATGCACGCCTGCCTCGGTCTCTTGCATTCTGCTACGATATGATCACGGAGTATCTGGGGCGGCTTGCCCTGGAGTATGGTGAAAGCACACCGGCGCATGAATTGGCGACCCGCCAGGAGAACCGCCTGACTGACTTGAACATCGCGCTCGTGTTTGAGGAGGGGCTGCACGAATTCCTCACCAGCTTCATGGCTCAGAACGCGGCTTTCTCAGCCCAGATAGAAACCGACTACAGGTTCAATGAGTAA
- a CDS encoding UUP1 family membrane protein, with the protein MTSTFHTRLLAFVLTAIALTIFGIKVFQYNYPLTPGTQTTTWDFEIYLDFDTANQPVRIETFIPSNSDTRRVSQEQFYNGAFGLRLETANDYGRKAIWTYRYPNDRKVLRYRARLEGETENSPLPAEMHRPADREPPESLNDLERQAFLVWSSDMRRRSADDDSLAELILQEIFVQKDADEIEALLPVLPPPLNRLTLAAEALQSQGIRARVANGVYLDEARRRTEVQHWLEYHVDGRDKRYFIGADPKEFFTIWYGAEEMIRADGVFDFEPQISIQPIDSSASDVVRKAARADRTPVELFSFDRLPVTTQLVYQVLITIPAGIVLLVFMRQFIGIETLGTFMPILIGIAFRETALLNGLILFTMLVALGLAMRFYLEKLRLLLVPRLAVVLIFIVICMAVIAQVFNGANMRMGLSISLFPMVILTMTIERMSIMWEEYSAEDAIKAGAGSLLVASLSYLVMTNTEIEYLLFNFPELLLILMAACLLMGKYTGLRLSEIIRFRELAKQAEK; encoded by the coding sequence GCTGGCCTTTGTGCTGACCGCGATCGCCCTGACGATCTTCGGCATCAAGGTATTCCAGTACAACTACCCGCTGACGCCGGGCACCCAGACAACAACCTGGGATTTCGAGATTTATCTTGATTTCGACACGGCCAACCAACCGGTTCGGATCGAGACATTCATCCCTTCCAACAGCGACACCCGGCGTGTCTCGCAGGAGCAATTCTACAATGGCGCATTTGGCTTGCGCCTCGAAACGGCCAATGACTACGGCCGCAAAGCGATCTGGACCTATCGCTATCCAAATGACCGCAAAGTGCTGCGCTACAGGGCGCGCCTGGAGGGTGAAACTGAGAATTCTCCCCTGCCCGCAGAGATGCACCGGCCGGCAGATCGCGAGCCGCCAGAATCACTGAATGACCTGGAGCGTCAGGCCTTTCTTGTCTGGTCCTCGGACATGCGTCGGCGTTCGGCAGACGACGATTCGCTTGCTGAGCTGATCCTTCAGGAAATCTTCGTCCAAAAAGATGCCGACGAAATCGAGGCGCTTCTCCCCGTCCTGCCGCCGCCGCTCAACCGCCTGACGCTCGCCGCCGAAGCCCTTCAAAGCCAGGGGATCCGCGCACGTGTGGCCAATGGCGTATATCTCGACGAAGCCCGGCGCCGCACGGAAGTCCAGCACTGGCTGGAGTACCATGTCGACGGTCGCGACAAGCGCTACTTCATTGGCGCCGATCCGAAAGAATTCTTCACAATCTGGTACGGGGCGGAAGAAATGATCCGTGCCGACGGCGTATTTGACTTCGAACCGCAGATCTCGATCCAGCCGATCGACTCATCGGCCTCCGACGTCGTTCGAAAAGCCGCGCGCGCAGATCGTACGCCGGTGGAACTGTTCAGCTTCGACCGCCTGCCCGTCACCACACAGCTCGTCTATCAGGTTCTGATCACAATTCCGGCTGGCATTGTCCTGCTTGTCTTCATGCGCCAGTTCATCGGGATTGAAACCCTCGGCACGTTCATGCCGATCCTGATTGGTATTGCATTCCGCGAGACGGCCCTGCTGAACGGCCTGATCCTGTTCACCATGCTGGTCGCGCTGGGCCTTGCCATGCGCTTCTATCTGGAAAAACTCCGATTGTTGCTGGTTCCACGGCTGGCAGTCGTGCTGATCTTCATCGTGATCTGCATGGCGGTCATCGCGCAGGTGTTTAACGGCGCCAACATGCGTATGGGGCTTTCGATCTCGCTGTTCCCGATGGTCATCCTGACCATGACCATCGAACGCATGTCGATCATGTGGGAAGAGTATTCTGCCGAAGATGCGATCAAGGCCGGGGCCGGATCGCTCCTCGTAGCGTCCCTGTCCTATCTGGTGATGACCAACACGGAAATCGAATACCTGCTGTTCAACTTCCCCGAACTACTCCTGATCCTGATGGCAGCTTGCCTGCTGATGGGCAAATATACCGGATTGCGGCTCAGCGAGATCATCCGCTTCCGCGAACTGGCCAAGCAGGCAGAAAAATGA